The Penaeus vannamei isolate JL-2024 chromosome 13, ASM4276789v1, whole genome shotgun sequence genome window below encodes:
- the LOC113808601 gene encoding uncharacterized protein — MAKAAEVFVFGLLFSLSMLFAEGASDTCGGVVYSHMTAECRAPFSSVAGRCVLPVTAVAGSWPQMRRLCREIAGDMVRLRDDNFVKELFIFLRDAELEVNRFWVQNSPFHGEYFLRDGALARMTFPGEDPAEVLAEGTKGEGCLLMHVVYHIFFRREPCDQALHVICEKEEHVVE, encoded by the exons ATGGCTAAGGCAGCAGAAGTCTTCGTTTTTGGTCTCTTGTTCAGCCTCTCGATGTTGTTTGCGG AAGGAGCGAGTGATACATGCGGCGGCGTTGTTTACTCACACA TGACGGCCGAGTGTCGCGCGCCGTTCTCGAGCGTGGCGGGGCGGTGCGTGCTCCCCGTGACGGCCGTGGCGGGGTCGTGGCCGCAGATGAGGCGCCTTTGCCGCGAGATCGCCGGCGACATGGTGCGGCTGAGGGACGACAACTTCGTCAAGgagctcttcatcttcctccgaGACGCAG AACTCGAGGTGAACCGCTTCTGGGTGCAGAACTCGCCCTTCCACGGCGAGTACTTCCTCCGCGACGGCGCCCTGGCCAGGATGACCTTCCCGGGCGAGGATCCTGCAGAAGTCCTGGCCGAAGGCACTAAGGGCGAGGGATGCCTGCTCATGCACGTCGTCTACCACATATTCTTCAGGAGAGAGCCCTGTGATCAAGCCTTACACGTCATATGCGAGAAGGAAGAGCATGTCGTCGAATAA